One region of Aurantimonas sp. HBX-1 genomic DNA includes:
- a CDS encoding M20/M25/M40 family metallo-hydrolase, with protein MTPLPELDLDADRMLEGLRRWVECESPTFDVAAVNRMMSLAAEDLAAMGATVERIDGPAGLGDCLRAAFPHPRKGEPGILIMAHLDTVHPVGTLEKLPFRRDGDRCYGPGILDMKGGTFAALQAVRALIEAGVETTLPVSVLLTCDEEIGSPGTRPLIEAEAARHKVILVPEPAINGDGVVTGRYAIARFNLAATGRPSHAGASLKEGRSAIREMAGRILAIEDMTDDDCTFSVGVVHGGQWVNCVSTTCQAEALSMAKRQEDLDRGTDRMLALNETREDGTGFAVTLGVVRPVWEPGPGTMRLYALAEEVSATLGTTISHGSSGGGSDGNFTGAMRLPTLDGLGLVGGGYHTLGEYVTVESLVQRARLMAGLLAGITGEEAER; from the coding sequence ATGACGCCATTGCCCGAACTCGATCTCGACGCCGACCGCATGCTGGAAGGGCTGCGGCGCTGGGTCGAGTGCGAGAGCCCGACCTTCGACGTCGCCGCGGTCAACCGGATGATGTCGCTGGCGGCCGAGGACCTCGCCGCCATGGGCGCCACGGTCGAGCGCATCGACGGCCCGGCCGGCCTCGGCGACTGCCTGCGGGCCGCCTTCCCGCATCCGCGCAAGGGCGAGCCCGGCATCCTGATCATGGCGCATCTGGACACGGTGCATCCGGTAGGCACGCTGGAGAAGCTGCCGTTCCGGCGCGACGGCGATCGCTGCTACGGCCCCGGCATCCTCGACATGAAGGGCGGCACCTTCGCCGCTTTGCAGGCGGTGCGGGCGCTGATCGAGGCCGGCGTCGAGACGACGCTGCCGGTGTCGGTGCTGCTCACCTGCGACGAGGAGATCGGCAGCCCCGGCACCCGCCCGCTGATCGAGGCGGAGGCCGCCAGGCACAAGGTGATCCTTGTCCCGGAGCCGGCGATCAACGGCGACGGCGTCGTCACCGGCCGCTACGCCATCGCCCGCTTCAACCTGGCCGCCACGGGCCGTCCCAGCCACGCCGGCGCGTCGCTCAAGGAGGGCCGCTCGGCGATCCGCGAGATGGCCGGCCGGATCCTCGCGATCGAGGACATGACCGACGACGACTGCACCTTCAGCGTCGGCGTCGTGCATGGCGGCCAATGGGTCAACTGCGTCTCGACCACCTGCCAGGCCGAGGCGCTGTCGATGGCCAAGCGCCAGGAGGACCTCGACCGCGGCACCGACCGGATGCTGGCGCTCAACGAGACCCGGGAGGACGGCACCGGCTTTGCCGTCACGCTCGGCGTCGTCCGGCCGGTCTGGGAGCCCGGCCCTGGCACGATGCGGCTCTACGCGCTCGCCGAGGAAGTTTCCGCGACGCTCGGCACGACCATCTCGCACGGCAGTTCCGGCGGCGGTTCGGACGGCAACTTCACCGGCGCGATGCGCCTGCCGACGCTCGACGGGCTCGGCCTCGTCGGCGGCGGCTACCATACGCTGGGCGAATACGTCACCGTCGAGAGCCTCGTCCAGCGTGCGCGGCTGATGGCCGGGCTGCTGGCCGGCATCACCGGCGAGGAGGCGGAACGCTGA
- a CDS encoding M20 aminoacylase family protein, translating into MSVLPLIDAFKGDLVAIRHDLHAHPEIGFEEKRTSGVVAAKLEEWGVTVHRGIGGTGVVGIIEGKRPGRRIGLRADMDALPMDELSNLPFRSTIPGRFHGCGHDGHTTMLLGAARYLAETRDFAGTAVLIFQPAEEGLGGARAMLADGLFERFPCDEIYGLHNSPDLEAGQISIFPGKGMAGASFFDIKITGAGSHGAMPHKSRDPIVVATHLAAALQSIVSRNTDPTKSAVLSITQIHSGSAYNVVPEEAALAGTIRFFDDAVGEMVRTRLRKIAAGAALSFEVEIDVDIRDIFSVLDNHPAETGYFTEAATDIVGAGNVLTEPRPTMGSEDFADMLQAVPGAYCWVGHAGTVPLHNPSFVLDDGILPIGASLLARIVERRLGAA; encoded by the coding sequence ATGTCCGTCCTGCCGCTGATCGACGCCTTCAAGGGCGACCTCGTCGCCATCCGCCACGACCTGCATGCCCATCCGGAAATCGGCTTCGAGGAGAAGCGCACCTCGGGCGTCGTCGCCGCGAAGCTGGAGGAATGGGGCGTCACCGTGCATCGCGGCATTGGCGGCACCGGCGTCGTCGGCATCATCGAGGGCAAGCGGCCCGGCCGCCGCATCGGCCTGCGCGCCGACATGGACGCGCTGCCGATGGACGAGCTCTCCAACCTGCCCTTCCGTTCGACCATCCCCGGCCGCTTCCACGGCTGCGGCCATGACGGCCACACCACGATGCTGCTCGGCGCCGCACGCTACCTCGCCGAGACCCGCGACTTCGCCGGCACCGCCGTGCTGATCTTCCAGCCGGCGGAGGAAGGCCTCGGCGGCGCCCGCGCCATGCTCGCCGACGGGCTGTTCGAGCGCTTCCCCTGCGACGAGATCTACGGCCTGCACAACTCGCCCGACCTCGAGGCCGGCCAGATCTCGATCTTCCCGGGCAAGGGCATGGCCGGCGCCAGCTTCTTCGACATCAAGATCACCGGCGCCGGCAGCCACGGCGCCATGCCGCACAAGTCGCGCGACCCGATCGTCGTCGCGACGCATCTCGCCGCGGCGCTGCAGAGCATCGTCAGCCGCAACACCGACCCGACGAAGTCGGCGGTGCTGTCGATCACCCAGATCCATTCGGGCTCGGCCTACAACGTCGTGCCGGAGGAAGCCGCGCTCGCCGGAACGATCCGCTTCTTCGACGACGCGGTTGGCGAGATGGTCCGCACCCGGCTGCGCAAGATCGCGGCCGGCGCGGCGCTGTCCTTCGAGGTCGAGATCGACGTCGACATCCGCGACATCTTCTCGGTGCTCGACAACCACCCGGCCGAGACCGGCTATTTCACCGAGGCCGCGACCGACATCGTCGGCGCCGGGAACGTCCTCACCGAGCCCCGACCGACGATGGGCAGCGAGGACTTCGCCGACATGCTGCAGGCGGTGCCCGGCGCCTATTGCTGGGTCGGCCATGCCGGCACCGTGCCGCTGCACAATCCGAGCTTCGTCCTCGACGACGGCATCCTGCCGATCGGCGCGAGCCTCCTGGCGCGGATCGTCGAGCGGCGGCTGGGCGCGGCCTGA
- a CDS encoding M81 family metallopeptidase, whose amino-acid sequence MTTPRIAVGGFMHETNTFGPSKAGIDAFIEGGGWPPLSEGDALIPATRNVNMGICGFVEVAEAAGWELVPTLWCAASPSAHVTEAAFEDIAGRIVAGFAAAGRLDGVYLDLHGAMVAEHLDDGEGELLARVRAVVGPNVPIVASLDLHGNVTRTMVDAADALIAYRTYPHVDMAETGRRSAAYLGRLLGGQRDAKAFRQLPFLIPIAWQSTVMEPSRSLYASLPGFEADGVGSISLLTGFPAADFADCGPSIVAYAPTQDAADRAADALFDSISRRESDFAGKVFSPDAGVAEAIALGATARRPIVIADTQDNPGAGGDSDTTGMLRALVAADAKRAAIGVIVDPQAAAAAHRAGVGATVSLGLGGKSGIAGDAPFEADYVVESLSDGQLTAAGPFYGGARMQLGPSTCLRIGDVRIVVGSRKAQMADQEMYRFVGIEPTEQAILVNKSSVHFRADFEPIAETILVCAAPGPMPVDPAALPFTRLRSGMRLSPGGPAFG is encoded by the coding sequence ATGACAACACCGCGCATCGCCGTCGGCGGCTTCATGCATGAGACCAACACGTTCGGCCCCAGCAAGGCCGGGATCGACGCCTTCATCGAGGGCGGCGGCTGGCCGCCGCTGAGCGAGGGCGACGCGCTGATCCCGGCGACGCGCAACGTCAACATGGGCATCTGCGGCTTCGTGGAAGTGGCCGAGGCAGCAGGCTGGGAACTGGTGCCGACGCTCTGGTGCGCCGCCAGCCCCTCGGCCCACGTCACGGAAGCGGCGTTCGAAGACATTGCCGGGCGGATCGTCGCCGGCTTCGCGGCGGCCGGCCGGCTCGACGGCGTCTATCTCGACCTGCACGGCGCGATGGTCGCCGAGCATCTCGACGACGGCGAGGGCGAGCTGCTGGCGCGGGTGCGCGCCGTCGTCGGCCCGAACGTGCCGATCGTCGCCAGCCTCGACCTGCACGGCAACGTGACGCGGACGATGGTCGATGCCGCCGACGCGCTGATCGCCTACCGCACCTATCCGCATGTCGACATGGCCGAGACCGGTCGCCGCTCGGCTGCCTATCTCGGCCGCCTGCTGGGCGGCCAACGTGACGCGAAAGCCTTCCGCCAGCTGCCGTTCCTGATCCCGATCGCCTGGCAGTCGACGGTGATGGAGCCCAGCCGCAGCCTCTACGCGTCCCTGCCCGGCTTCGAGGCGGACGGCGTCGGCTCGATCTCGCTGCTCACCGGCTTTCCGGCCGCCGACTTCGCCGATTGCGGCCCGAGCATCGTCGCCTACGCGCCGACGCAGGACGCCGCCGACCGCGCCGCCGATGCGCTCTTCGACAGCATCAGCCGCCGCGAGTCCGACTTCGCCGGCAAGGTGTTCTCGCCGGATGCCGGGGTGGCCGAGGCCATCGCGCTCGGCGCCACCGCGCGTCGCCCGATCGTCATCGCCGACACGCAGGACAATCCCGGCGCGGGCGGTGATTCCGACACGACCGGCATGCTCCGCGCGCTGGTCGCGGCCGATGCAAAGCGGGCGGCGATCGGCGTCATCGTCGACCCGCAGGCGGCGGCCGCGGCGCACCGTGCCGGCGTCGGCGCCACGGTCAGTCTCGGCCTCGGCGGCAAGTCCGGCATCGCCGGCGACGCTCCCTTCGAGGCCGACTATGTCGTGGAATCCCTCTCCGACGGGCAGCTGACCGCCGCGGGTCCCTTCTATGGCGGCGCGCGCATGCAGCTCGGCCCCTCCACCTGCCTTCGCATCGGCGACGTGCGGATCGTCGTCGGCTCGCGCAAGGCGCAGATGGCCGACCAAGAGATGTACCGCTTCGTCGGCATCGAGCCGACCGAGCAGGCGATCCTCGTTAACAAGAGCTCGGTGCATTTCCGCGCCGATTTCGAGCCGATCGCCGAGACCATCCTCGTCTGCGCCGCACCGGGGCCGATGCCGGTCGACCCCGCGGCGCTCCCCTTCACCCGCCTGCGATCCGGCATGCGCCTTTCCCCCGGCGGCCCTGCCTTCGGCTGA